In Fibrobacter sp. UWB2, one DNA window encodes the following:
- the nuoL gene encoding NADH-quinone oxidoreductase subunit L, whose product MIDDITLGYLILLLPLLTFVVNGLFLGNKCAKAAAIFAVVCNGLAFAAAGTLAFHYFSSDFAPQKAILFDHTFIPFIGDLVARIGMLVDPLSVMMLVVVTFISFMVNIYSIGYMREDRAAGRFFALLSLFSFSMLGLVIATNLFQMFIFWELVGVSSYLLIGFWYHKPSAVSASKQAFILTRFADSFFLLGIVLVSYVVGSFDFSTLNSLNLIDFQKQFINLGLVTIPKSEALVLGSILIFTGGWGKSAMFPMHIWLPNAMEGPTPVSSIIHSATMVVAGVYLVARLFPFFAICDNALTLIMWVGAFTMVFAAVIACTQKDIKRILAYSTLSQLGYMMFALGACKIGQVVAVTGWTASTFHIFTHAFFKCSLFLIAGSLIHQVGTNDLDAMGGLGKKMKLTYVCTLISILAISGIPPFSGFFSKDEIILAAFQGHHYVVFGLALLTSGLTTFYMFRLFFLAFHGEPRHEGVKAGHVHEDFAMTLPIAILAIPAFLSGVLGKRIFEEFFVPGQMNVPQLVKLDHADWLPFVAVGIALVALVIAWALYASPWAKVKRALDETNRSGIYKVIYHKFYFDEMYYAVVRQFIFGGIACVARAFNDYVIEGLLAFTVWFVHKLGDLVRFAQAGYLPFYLGTLIVGVLLWRFFGQLPL is encoded by the coding sequence ATGATTGATGATATCACTCTCGGTTATTTGATTCTTTTGCTCCCGCTCCTCACGTTTGTCGTGAACGGGCTTTTCCTCGGAAACAAGTGCGCTAAGGCTGCTGCGATTTTCGCAGTCGTCTGCAACGGTCTTGCATTTGCCGCCGCAGGCACACTCGCATTCCACTACTTCAGCTCGGACTTTGCACCGCAAAAGGCAATTCTGTTCGACCATACGTTTATCCCGTTCATCGGGGATTTGGTCGCAAGAATCGGTATGCTCGTAGATCCGCTCTCCGTGATGATGCTCGTGGTCGTCACGTTCATCAGCTTCATGGTGAACATCTACAGCATCGGCTACATGCGCGAAGACCGTGCCGCCGGACGTTTCTTTGCACTGCTCTCGCTGTTCAGCTTTAGCATGCTCGGGCTCGTCATTGCGACAAACCTTTTCCAGATGTTCATCTTCTGGGAACTCGTCGGCGTTTCAAGTTACTTGCTCATCGGCTTCTGGTACCACAAGCCAAGCGCTGTGAGCGCCTCCAAGCAGGCGTTCATCCTCACCCGCTTTGCCGATAGCTTCTTCTTGCTCGGCATTGTGCTTGTGAGCTACGTCGTCGGAAGCTTTGACTTTTCGACGCTCAATTCGCTCAACCTCATTGATTTCCAGAAGCAGTTCATCAACCTCGGCCTTGTGACAATTCCAAAGTCCGAAGCGCTCGTTCTCGGCTCCATCTTGATTTTCACCGGTGGCTGGGGCAAGTCCGCCATGTTCCCGATGCATATCTGGCTCCCGAACGCCATGGAAGGTCCGACACCCGTCAGCTCTATCATTCACAGTGCAACGATGGTCGTCGCAGGCGTTTACCTTGTCGCTCGACTCTTCCCGTTCTTTGCCATTTGCGATAACGCCCTCACGCTCATCATGTGGGTTGGCGCCTTCACGATGGTCTTTGCAGCCGTCATCGCTTGCACGCAAAAAGACATCAAGCGCATCCTCGCCTACTCCACGCTTTCGCAGCTCGGTTACATGATGTTTGCACTTGGCGCTTGCAAAATAGGTCAAGTCGTCGCCGTTACTGGTTGGACCGCTTCGACATTCCACATCTTTACGCACGCCTTCTTCAAGTGCAGCTTGTTCCTCATCGCCGGTAGCCTTATTCATCAGGTCGGTACAAACGATCTCGATGCCATGGGCGGTCTCGGCAAGAAGATGAAGCTCACTTACGTTTGCACGCTTATTTCGATTCTCGCGATTTCGGGCATTCCGCCGTTCTCCGGATTCTTCTCCAAGGACGAAATCATTCTCGCCGCATTCCAAGGGCACCATTACGTTGTCTTTGGGCTTGCACTCCTCACGAGCGGCCTCACGACGTTCTATATGTTCCGTCTGTTCTTCCTGGCGTTCCATGGCGAACCGCGTCACGAAGGCGTCAAGGCTGGCCATGTGCACGAAGATTTCGCGATGACACTCCCGATTGCAATTCTTGCCATTCCGGCATTCTTAAGCGGTGTCCTCGGCAAGAGAATTTTCGAAGAGTTCTTTGTTCCGGGCCAGATGAACGTTCCGCAGCTCGTCAAGCTCGACCATGCTGATTGGCTCCCGTTTGTCGCCGTTGGCATTGCCCTTGTCGCTCTCGTAATTGCCTGGGCGCTTTACGCAAGCCCGTGGGCAAAAGTGAAACGCGCCCTCGACGAAACCAACCGCAGCGGCATCTACAAAGTCATTTACCACAAGTTCTACTTCGATGAAATGTACTACGCCGTCGTCCGCCAGTTTATCTTTGGCGGTATCGCATGTGTCGCCCGCGCATTCAACGATTACGTGATTGAAGGACTCCTCGCCTTTACGGTCTGGTTTGTCCACAAGCTCGGTGACTTGGTCCGTTTTGCCCAAGCCGGCTACTTGCCGTTCTACTTGGGTACTTTGATTGTTGGCGTTCTCCTTTGGCGATTCTTCGGCCAGCTTCCCCTGTAA
- the nuoK gene encoding NADH-quinone oxidoreductase subunit NuoK — protein MNLLNCLILAFLLFGIGVWGLMRRRHLIGMLISIELMLNAANINFISFAYFTAHDATAGALFSIFVIAVTACEMAIALAIIVTMYRRHKSLDVDQLRDLHD, from the coding sequence ATGAACCTTCTGAATTGCTTGATTCTCGCATTTTTGCTGTTCGGGATTGGCGTCTGGGGCCTGATGCGCCGCCGCCATCTCATCGGCATGCTTATTTCCATTGAGCTCATGCTGAATGCAGCAAACATCAACTTTATCAGTTTTGCCTACTTCACCGCACACGATGCGACCGCAGGCGCTCTGTTCAGTATCTTTGTCATTGCCGTGACGGCTTGCGAAATGGCCATCGCCCTTGCGATTATCGTGACCATGTATCGCCGCCACAAGAGTCTTGACGTTGACCAGTTGAGGGATCTCCATGATTGA
- a CDS encoding NADH-quinone oxidoreductase subunit I, with protein MNENISTLQYIKRYLKRCITGPWSLICGLSVTLKYFFNPKRIVTEQYPENRKTLKMHDRYRGRLEMIEDADGNNRCTACGMCERACPNASINVLATKNIAGKKVLGRYVYHFASCTQCGLCVEACPFGAIRMSPAFEVATTDPNDLEMILNKKEGQG; from the coding sequence ATGAACGAAAATATTTCAACTCTTCAATACATTAAACGCTACCTGAAGCGTTGCATTACGGGTCCGTGGAGCCTTATTTGCGGATTGTCCGTGACGCTCAAGTATTTTTTCAATCCTAAGCGCATCGTTACGGAACAGTACCCCGAAAACCGCAAGACGCTTAAAATGCACGACCGCTACCGCGGCCGCCTCGAGATGATCGAAGATGCAGACGGCAACAACCGCTGCACCGCTTGCGGCATGTGCGAACGCGCCTGCCCGAACGCCTCCATCAACGTGCTTGCCACAAAGAACATTGCAGGCAAGAAGGTTCTCGGACGTTACGTGTACCACTTCGCCAGTTGCACCCAATGTGGCCTCTGCGTAGAAGCCTGCCCGTTTGGAGCCATCCGCATGAGTCCCGCTTTCGAAGTTGCGACAACCGACCCGAACGATCTTGAAATGATTTTAAATAAGAAGGAGGGACAAGGTTAA
- a CDS encoding NuoM family protein, whose amino-acid sequence MNTILFNSIWVLPLLTVLACVLIPATYEKTLRTIHVTSATIVLAIVCYLTYAIYALSGTPTDPAAAPLALRFFTDIPWLSMFNAHYIVGADGLNMLLLALTAFIVWAGVLVSLKIKGNQKIFFALIQLLATSVYGVYMSFDLVLFFVFYEMEALCMYLMIACYGSGKRDYGGKKLTLTLAFGSSMILATLFGLYFESGATSWNLIEIAKTTLPMDFQMWAFPLMFMGFAVSSSLFPFHFWSPDGHSAAPTAVSMLAAGVMMKMGAYGCLRVAMFLMPEAAKIWLPYVVALLIFNVVLGPFIAIRHKDLKYITAYSSISHLGLIFLGLAALTPIGLRGASLQMISHGFLTGLFFATIGMIYERTHTRDITEMGGIMRKMPFLGVGFVLAGFAGLGLPGFSGFIAESTIFIGAFQQDSTLTRIVTILAILSITTTAVYILQTANRMLHGPLPQKYEGLTDGSFREKLVIVVLVACLLFIGVCPGWISELLDQSIAPIFEKISSAGL is encoded by the coding sequence ATGAATACAATACTTTTTAACTCCATTTGGGTCCTCCCCCTCTTAACGGTTCTCGCCTGCGTACTGATTCCCGCCACGTACGAAAAGACGCTCCGAACCATCCACGTCACGTCGGCAACGATTGTCCTTGCAATTGTCTGCTACTTGACTTACGCTATCTACGCTCTCTCGGGAACTCCGACGGATCCGGCAGCCGCACCGCTTGCGCTCCGATTCTTCACGGACATCCCGTGGCTCTCGATGTTCAATGCCCACTACATTGTCGGCGCGGACGGTCTCAACATGCTGTTGCTTGCGCTCACGGCGTTTATCGTCTGGGCAGGCGTGCTCGTAAGCCTCAAGATCAAAGGGAATCAGAAGATTTTCTTTGCACTTATCCAGCTCTTGGCAACAAGCGTTTACGGCGTGTACATGAGCTTTGACCTGGTGCTTTTCTTTGTGTTCTACGAAATGGAAGCACTCTGCATGTACTTGATGATTGCCTGCTACGGCAGTGGCAAGCGCGACTACGGTGGTAAAAAGCTCACATTGACGCTCGCATTTGGCTCTTCGATGATTCTTGCAACGCTCTTCGGACTTTACTTCGAAAGTGGCGCTACAAGCTGGAACCTCATTGAAATTGCAAAGACGACTCTCCCGATGGATTTCCAGATGTGGGCATTCCCGCTCATGTTCATGGGATTCGCCGTTTCGAGTTCGCTCTTCCCGTTCCACTTCTGGAGTCCGGACGGCCACTCCGCCGCACCGACAGCCGTTTCGATGCTCGCCGCCGGCGTGATGATGAAAATGGGTGCTTACGGATGCCTCCGCGTGGCCATGTTCCTCATGCCCGAAGCCGCCAAGATTTGGCTCCCGTACGTTGTAGCACTCCTCATCTTTAACGTGGTTCTCGGCCCGTTCATCGCCATCCGCCACAAGGACCTCAAGTATATCACCGCTTACAGCTCCATCAGCCACTTGGGTCTCATCTTCTTAGGCCTTGCAGCCCTCACGCCGATTGGACTTCGCGGTGCTAGCCTCCAGATGATTTCTCATGGATTCTTGACAGGCCTCTTCTTCGCGACCATCGGCATGATTTACGAACGCACCCACACCCGCGATATCACGGAAATGGGCGGTATCATGCGCAAGATGCCCTTCCTCGGCGTAGGCTTTGTGCTTGCCGGTTTTGCAGGGCTAGGCCTCCCGGGCTTTAGCGGATTCATTGCCGAAAGCACCATCTTCATTGGAGCGTTCCAGCAAGATTCCACGCTCACGCGCATCGTGACGATACTCGCCATTCTCTCCATCACAACGACCGCCGTCTACATTTTGCAAACGGCAAACCGTATGCTTCACGGTCCGCTCCCGCAGAAATACGAAGGCCTCACAGATGGAAGCTTCCGCGAAAAGTTGGTCATTGTCGTTCTCGTTGCCTGCTTGTTGTTCATTGGTGTTTGCCCCGGCTGGATTTCGGAACTTCTGGACCAGAGCATTGCACCAATCTTTGAAAAGATTTCATCGGCAGGTTTATAG
- a CDS encoding Rpn family recombination-promoting nuclease/putative transposase translates to MGVQNKRCIDPVLEKLGLGHFFHGNKPLVWIVDDSTCTSLCEDVAPYNAEESDLSQYFVKEGEFGPYASLLYDKTFKKTFSPDTHRGKRNLLNLLNDMLEGQIPQKIMDVASQQPELNDSGSKDSKSSILDLHCRDERDNLIEIEVQIQRETNFLKRLVFYSSQMIVQQGEPGPDWDYDVKPVYVISFARFRVFDDNRPLHRAGLLDYETSERLVDCANFTIVELPKVARMIRKSDSEVAKWMFIFRYLHRLKELPPALKTEKFEGLLPYAKLARFNKKELKRYRYIMHLKWDRYAQQLAFAEDNPDFVNKIRQETLDAVRKIMQKKKLSPDVIKECLDYSSSNG, encoded by the coding sequence ATGGGCGTTCAAAATAAAAGATGTATAGACCCGGTTCTTGAAAAACTTGGACTTGGGCATTTTTTCCATGGAAATAAACCGTTAGTTTGGATTGTTGACGATTCGACTTGTACGTCATTATGCGAAGATGTTGCCCCGTATAATGCCGAAGAAAGCGACCTTTCGCAATATTTTGTCAAGGAAGGTGAATTTGGTCCTTACGCAAGCCTTCTGTATGACAAAACTTTCAAGAAGACGTTTTCACCAGATACGCATCGAGGAAAACGCAATTTGTTGAATCTGCTGAACGATATGCTTGAGGGGCAGATCCCGCAAAAGATTATGGATGTAGCTTCGCAACAGCCGGAACTCAATGATTCCGGTAGCAAGGATTCCAAATCGTCAATCCTAGATTTGCATTGCCGCGATGAGCGGGATAATCTTATCGAAATTGAGGTGCAGATTCAGCGTGAAACGAATTTCTTGAAGCGCTTGGTGTTTTATTCAAGTCAGATGATTGTGCAACAGGGCGAACCCGGTCCCGACTGGGATTACGATGTCAAGCCGGTCTATGTGATTTCTTTTGCTCGTTTTCGGGTATTTGATGACAATCGGCCGCTTCACCGTGCCGGACTTCTTGATTATGAAACCTCCGAACGGCTAGTTGATTGTGCAAATTTCACGATTGTGGAACTTCCGAAGGTCGCTAGGATGATTCGCAAGAGTGATTCGGAGGTTGCCAAGTGGATGTTTATTTTTCGCTATTTGCACCGCCTTAAGGAACTTCCCCCAGCTCTAAAAACGGAAAAGTTCGAGGGCTTGCTTCCGTATGCTAAACTAGCTAGATTTAATAAAAAGGAACTAAAAAGGTACAGGTATATTATGCACTTGAAATGGGACAGATACGCTCAACAGTTGGCTTTTGCGGAAGATAACCCTGATTTCGTGAATAAAATCAGGCAAGAAACGCTTGATGCCGTGAGAAAAATTATGCAAAAGAAAAAGCTTTCTCCTGATGTTATAAAGGAATGCCTTGATTATTCGTCATCAAATGGATAG
- a CDS encoding NADH-quinone oxidoreductase subunit N: MTNFAIPNFILPDVLLLIFPFVVIGIRLFVTTQSKVPWRMANIGFIAIFFLLNFIPLASGNGKFFICNWKVDDFGVLMREVLMVSALLGMWLSKDYFEHGADKKPPMHQIAEFIGAIAFATFGGFTVVSACDLLTFFLGLEIATIPMYALAAWNKRDQYGSEAATKYILMGSVATAFELFGFSYLYGFSGSLHFNEIQAAVASGSSPLLWIAVLFLFCGIGFKLTLFPFYTWAPDVYEGAPTPVTAVLSVTSKATAIAFLVVLVYGPLSPIQDKMAPLIALLAGVTLFVGNLGALKQSRLRRFMAYSSIAQAGYIMIALLGPATTAKTAIIYYLFVYAVSNYLAFFVFGIIGHHREETFQSLRGLSKQNPSLAIALAISMFSLAGIPPLAGFFGKFHLFFSGASTGHYALVAFAVLNNVIALFYYLQLIKAAWVDEPDGHLNPLRLTKRQREVIILLSIAVILLGFVPFLSNNIFAGFMN, translated from the coding sequence ATGACAAATTTTGCAATTCCAAACTTCATTCTACCTGACGTTTTGCTGCTGATTTTCCCGTTCGTCGTGATTGGGATACGCCTTTTCGTGACTACACAATCCAAAGTCCCTTGGCGTATGGCAAACATCGGCTTTATCGCCATTTTCTTCTTGCTGAACTTCATCCCGCTCGCGAGCGGCAACGGCAAGTTCTTTATCTGCAACTGGAAAGTGGACGACTTTGGCGTGCTTATGCGCGAAGTGCTCATGGTGAGCGCTCTGCTTGGCATGTGGCTTTCCAAGGACTACTTTGAACACGGCGCCGACAAGAAGCCGCCTATGCACCAGATTGCCGAATTCATCGGCGCCATCGCATTTGCGACGTTCGGAGGATTCACGGTCGTGAGCGCATGCGACTTGCTCACGTTCTTCCTCGGCCTCGAAATCGCGACCATCCCAATGTACGCACTCGCCGCCTGGAACAAACGCGACCAGTACGGTTCCGAAGCTGCTACCAAGTACATCTTGATGGGATCTGTCGCCACAGCATTTGAACTGTTTGGATTCAGCTACCTCTACGGTTTCTCCGGAAGCCTCCACTTCAACGAAATCCAGGCCGCTGTTGCAAGCGGTTCTAGCCCGCTCTTGTGGATTGCCGTGCTGTTCCTCTTCTGCGGAATCGGATTCAAGCTCACGCTGTTTCCGTTCTACACCTGGGCTCCGGACGTTTACGAAGGCGCTCCGACGCCGGTAACCGCAGTGCTTTCCGTGACCTCGAAAGCAACCGCCATTGCATTCCTCGTCGTGCTCGTCTATGGCCCGCTCTCCCCGATTCAAGACAAGATGGCTCCGCTCATTGCGCTCCTCGCAGGCGTCACGCTCTTTGTCGGTAACCTCGGTGCATTAAAGCAGAGCCGCCTCCGCCGCTTCATGGCTTACAGCTCTATCGCTCAGGCAGGCTACATCATGATCGCCTTGCTAGGCCCTGCAACAACAGCAAAGACAGCAATCATCTATTACCTCTTTGTCTATGCGGTTTCCAACTACCTTGCATTCTTCGTATTCGGCATCATCGGGCATCACCGCGAAGAAACATTCCAGTCGCTCCGCGGACTTTCAAAGCAAAACCCGAGCCTCGCCATCGCCCTTGCGATTTCGATGTTCAGCTTGGCAGGCATCCCGCCTCTCGCCGGTTTCTTTGGCAAGTTCCACCTGTTCTTCAGCGGCGCTTCGACTGGACATTACGCACTCGTGGCATTCGCCGTTTTGAACAACGTCATTGCGCTCTTCTACTACTTGCAGCTCATCAAGGCTGCCTGGGTCGATGAACCTGACGGACATCTGAATCCGCTCCGCCTCACCAAGCGCCAGCGCGAAGTCATCATTTTGCTGAGCATCGCGGTAATCCTCCTCGGCTTTGTACCGTTCCTGAGCAACAACATCTTTGCCGGATTTATGAATTAA
- a CDS encoding NADH-quinone oxidoreductase subunit J: protein MFPDLPLSFPMGGMDIAFYVVAFVILMTAVCCVAVKNILQSAVFLIFSFVTTAILYMLMHAEFIALAQVMVYVGGVVIFVVFTILLTSHLGEDAFTTKIPRVFTAFALSIAFVFVMVKCVLPTPDLASGIVNSPADYSSLQNFALRLLGNDPNGFIIPFEIVSVLLLMTLICAITVARRTKEDAEEEASK from the coding sequence ATGTTCCCGGATTTGCCTTTATCATTCCCAATGGGAGGCATGGACATTGCGTTCTATGTCGTCGCATTCGTGATTTTAATGACGGCGGTTTGTTGCGTTGCCGTGAAAAACATCCTGCAAAGCGCTGTGTTCCTCATCTTTAGCTTTGTCACGACCGCCATTCTCTACATGCTTATGCATGCCGAATTCATTGCACTTGCCCAGGTGATGGTTTACGTGGGCGGTGTCGTGATTTTCGTGGTGTTTACGATTCTCCTCACAAGCCATTTGGGAGAAGACGCGTTTACCACAAAGATTCCGCGAGTGTTCACCGCATTTGCGCTTTCCATCGCGTTTGTATTCGTGATGGTCAAATGCGTGCTGCCGACTCCGGACTTGGCAAGCGGCATCGTGAACTCCCCCGCCGACTATTCTTCACTCCAGAACTTCGCCTTGCGCTTGCTCGGTAACGATCCGAACGGATTCATCATCCCGTTTGAAATCGTGAGCGTGCTCCTCTTGATGACGCTCATTTGCGCTATCACGGTCGCCCGCCGCACCAAGGAAGATGCCGAAGAGGAGGCTAGCAAATGA